The Microtus ochrogaster isolate Prairie Vole_2 chromosome 22, MicOch1.0, whole genome shotgun sequence nucleotide sequence GCATCCTATGCTGGTCTCCAAGTTTCTGTGTAGCTGAAGAAAGCCTTGAGGtcttgactctcctgcctccacctcccaagagctatgatcacaggcaggagccaccatgcttagcttGTTGCAGCCAGCACATACcgcctgtctgcgctctgtgcactaccatacagtttgcGAGCTTTGAGcgaggggctggaggttgaaacatacaaagacacacacagacagagacagagagacaagaacatggacctctagtcactggtaagaagccctatATTCAATAACACCACAGAGGCTTATgcacccaacagtcaggtgggccaacaggtgaaaacctcatcctctgatcctcaaggcaaggcaacacatgctcgtgaagcagagctggtaaacaactttgacacagctttcagtaactcaaatcagaaggaaagtaaagatctctagcgaggaagagcagctggaggccaggactccaaatggtcccaacactcGTCAATTTGCTTTTGGTGGAGAAAAAAACTGCCCCTAACATGGCTGCTTAACGGTACACCCATTAATTGAGCCCTGTGGCTCGTCACTTTTGTGTGAGCCTTAGAACGGGCCATATAGTGACACATAGTGAGAAATCATTTCCACGTCTCACCAAGCAGCACACAGATGGCAAGGCCAGCACAAATTCAAGGAACTGAGGGTGtacctctcttctttttttgagacagaatttcaccacatgtagcccatgctggtctcAGGTCACACACAACTCAGTGGAAGTAGGTACAAGGTCTGTTTAGTGGGTATGTGGAATAGAAGAGCAGCAGGTACTTGGAGGGGTGGAGCAGAGTGGCTTTTTTTGCAACAGGCAAGTCTGGAGGGTCTTGGGATGAGGGAATAGGTGGTCCTTGCGAGACCATTGTCGCATCTGTGACCCACCTTCCCCCAGGCCTTTTCAGTGGAGTAAAGCTGGTGGTGGAGACAACCGAGGAGTCCCTGTTCAGTCACCGGGGAGCCACTGTGACACTGCCCTGCCACTACCACTATGAGCCGGCCCTGGCGTCCCCGAGACATGTGCGTGTGAAGTGGTGGAGGTCATCAGAGAACGGGTCCCCGGAGCAGGATGTGCTCGTGGCCATCGGGCCGAGGCACCGCTCCTTCGGGGACTACCAAGGGCGAGTACAACTGAGGCAGGACACACAGCAGGAAGTCTCGCTGGAGCTCAGGGACCTGCGGTTGGAGGACTCTGGGCGCTACCGCTGCGAGGTCACTGATGGGCTGGAGGACCAGAGTGGCCTGGTAGAGCTGGAGCTTCGGGGTGAGGCCCTGACAGATGCCACTGGGACccgagggagggggagaggacccAGAGAAGGCATAGACCTTTATACTCTTCACAGGTAAGCACGTCTAAGTCTCAAAACAACCCTAAAAGGAAATGATAGTATCATGGCTCTTGTTTTCCAGATGAGGGAACTAAGGGAGATCAAGTAACTTATGTAAGGTTAGATCTATAGCTGATAGGTGCAGACACGGTGTTCGAACCCAGGGAGCAACTTGCAGAAGCCACTGACACCTGTTCCTTCCCATTCAGCCCTGTTcagaaagagggaaatgggagccagAACTGAGGTTCTTACAGGGTTAGTCAGCAAGACAGAGGAATAAAGCAGGGCCAGTGGATGACAGTAGGGACTGGTAGAGCCTGGGGCACACTGCTGAACCTCATCCTTTGTAAAGGAGCCATTTAATTCAGACTAGTTAGGATGCCAATTCAGAATGCAGGCTTATTGCTGTTAGgtttttatatttaagtatgaaattgtgtgtgtgtgtctgtctctctctctctctctgtgtgtgtgtgtgcgtgttgggGATAAGAACCCAGGGGATAAGAAATTTCTGCATTAAGAAGTCTGGCTTGGTACTTAGTACATGGACAGAAGGTGGGAGGTTTGCTGAGCTATCTGAGGACGTGTGCAGCTGCGTCCGTGTGTTTTGGATCTCAGTGCTtcaggttgaagcaggaggattgcaagtttgtggccagcctgggttacacaacAACACTCTGTCCTTATCTtgggggtttctattgctgcaatgaagcaCCTTGACCAAAAAatgagttggggaggaaagggtttgtttattcAGCtgacacttccacagcactgttcattaCTGGAGTGGGGAGCTCGGGCCTCCTTCTTCTGACCCCTGtgagcccttccttcctttctaggcGTGGTTTTTCCCTACCAGTCCTCCAAAGGGCGCTACCAGCTCAACTTCCACGAGGCCCAACAGGCCTGCCGGGAGCAGGATGCTGTGGTGGCTTCCTTTGAGCAGCTCTTCCGTGCCTGGGAGGAGGGCCTGGATTGGTGCAACGCCGGCTGGCTGCAGGACGCCTCTGTCCAGTACCCTATAGCGCTGCCCCGGCAGCCTTGTGGAGGCCTCGGCTTGGCGCCGGGTGTTCGCAGCTATGGCCAGCGCCACCGCCGCCTGCACCGCTATGATGTGTTCTGCTTCGCTGCTGCCCTCAAGGGTAAGTGGGATGGCCCGGCACAGACCTGCC carries:
- the Hapln3 gene encoding hyaluronan and proteoglycan link protein 3 — its product is MGLLFLVLLLSLSCVLGLPFYNGFYYSHGPHGRTLSDGYGEGLFSGVKLVVETTEESLFSHRGATVTLPCHYHYEPALASPRHVRVKWWRSSENGSPEQDVLVAIGPRHRSFGDYQGRVQLRQDTQQEVSLELRDLRLEDSGRYRCEVTDGLEDQSGLVELELRGVVFPYQSSKGRYQLNFHEAQQACREQDAVVASFEQLFRAWEEGLDWCNAGWLQDASVQYPIALPRQPCGGLGLAPGVRSYGQRHRRLHRYDVFCFAAALKGWVYYLEHPEKLTLQEAREACLEDGTQIATVGQLFAAWKFRGLDRCDAGWLADGSARYPIVHPRPNCGPPEPGVRTFGFPDPHARYGVYCYRQH